A region of Alteromonadaceae bacterium 2753L.S.0a.02 DNA encodes the following proteins:
- a CDS encoding ABC-type amino acid transport substrate-binding protein → MASYLAGLVLSLLCCFTWAVGLEANRGASSTHETSQKTAEIHTSKYPLIVHYPVRESGGVNEWIFSYFEELLTLIMSNSGVDYKLQPVLLKDKALNRNILYLQRGVYDVSFLATSTEREAQLRPIRIPIYRGLIGWRLLFVTGEGQDKLRDVKSLEQLAQFYAGQGYTWPDTEVLEAAGMRVRTAVNHYSLFQMLEANRIDYFPRSIIEIQNELEFVKDWVQIESNLVLSYPAAYYLFVSPENKRLAVLLENGFEKIIADGSLFKLFVKYFKKPILAANLDKRRVLYLENKVIPKDTPVGRKELWFGVDDVALIK, encoded by the coding sequence ATGGCTTCCTATTTAGCAGGTTTGGTATTGAGCTTGCTCTGTTGTTTCACCTGGGCGGTCGGTCTTGAAGCGAACCGTGGTGCTTCCTCTACGCACGAAACTTCGCAAAAAACTGCAGAAATTCACACCTCAAAATACCCCCTTATCGTTCACTACCCGGTGCGCGAATCGGGGGGAGTTAACGAGTGGATATTTTCGTATTTTGAAGAACTGCTCACTTTGATTATGTCGAATTCGGGAGTCGACTATAAGTTGCAGCCCGTGCTCTTAAAAGATAAGGCTTTAAACAGAAATATCTTATACCTTCAGCGCGGTGTGTATGATGTGAGTTTTCTTGCGACCAGCACTGAGCGCGAAGCGCAACTGCGCCCGATACGTATACCCATTTATCGCGGCCTTATTGGTTGGCGATTGTTATTTGTTACCGGGGAGGGGCAAGATAAACTCCGCGATGTAAAATCACTGGAGCAGTTGGCACAGTTTTACGCAGGTCAGGGCTATACCTGGCCAGACACGGAAGTGCTTGAGGCTGCGGGGATGCGAGTACGCACCGCCGTTAACCACTACAGCCTGTTTCAAATGCTTGAGGCAAATCGCATCGATTATTTTCCCCGCTCGATTATCGAAATTCAAAATGAACTCGAATTTGTCAAAGACTGGGTACAAATTGAAAGTAATTTGGTGTTGAGTTATCCCGCGGCCTATTATCTGTTTGTCTCCCCTGAAAATAAGCGTTTAGCCGTGCTGCTTGAAAATGGTTTTGAAAAGATAATTGCAGACGGCTCTTTGTTTAAGCTTTTTGTTAAATATTTTAAAAAGCCTATACTCGCTGCGAATCTGGATAAGCGGCGGGTGCTGTACCTGGAAAATAAAGTGATACCGAAAGATACGCCCGTAGGCCGGAAAGAACTCTGGTTTGGCGTCGACGATGTAGCCCTCATCAAATAA